TTTCAGGACTTGGCTGAGTTCTCGAAATGCTGGATTAAAGCGCTCAATATGACCTACTTGCAGGATACACCCAGACTCAGCTGCGGCATTCACTAGGGATTCTGCCTCAGAAATACTTGCAGCGATCGGCTTTTCGATTAAAACATGGATTCCTGATAAAAGACAGTTGATGCCCACGGCGTAATGTAGGCGGGTCGGAACAGCTATACATACTGCTTCCACAAGAGGTAGCAGGTCACCATAATCTTCAAAAAAACGTACCTTGTACTTGCTGGCGGTTTCTAATCCCCGCTCGACGTTAATATCTGCCACTCCTACAAGTTCAACGTCTTTCATTGAACTCAGTACGCGAGCGTGATGTTGTCCCATGTTACCCACCCCAATCACGCCTATGCGGATCGGTCGTGGCTGGTTGCGCTGTGTATATGGATTCGATTCTGCCACTGACATGCTATCTTGCACTATTGTTCTCTCCTCAACCACCAAATTTAGAGACGCTACGGCCGTTGGCGTTTATACTGAACAGCCAGTTACGATCCGTCTAAAACCATCCAGATGGTAACATAGAGGCTATGTTTATGAAGAATTTCAAAGTTTGCAATCGGTTCCCGCAATTTGACTATCTTTTGTATAAACAGTTCAGAATTACTCAATTTTTTCAATAAAGTGCAAAAATAATATGTCTTATTACTGACTTTTGCAACTAAGTAATATTTAGGTGAACATTTTCTGAAGTACTGAGGGTTGAGTTATGACTCTTGGGGTTATCTAGGTATGGCTGTTAGGCAATTAAATACCAAGTTTAATATTTAATTAATACCATTAAAAGGAAAAAAGTTTTTTGTCAGTAAAATGACAAAAATGTAAAAATCTCATACTGAGACTAGTTTTTTCAGAAAAATTGCATTAAAAATTGCCTCCATCGATATTTGAAATGATTTTTGCATAATTATTTGCAGTAATAAGCGATCGCTCAAGGAGCAATTGCAAAGCCAATATTACTACCTTTTGAGAGAAACTGATAAAGATAGTTTTTTTTAATATCTAGTGTGTGATGGTCTTTGCTGTCATTCAGATAGGTTTAAGCGTATGTTTGACATCTACTTGAAGTGTGATTTAGTAATTTGAAATTCCAAATTTGAAACTGAAATGAAAGCTGTAATTTTATTGTCTGGCGGATTAGACTCTTCTACAATTTTGTACAAAGCGAAGGTGGATGGTTATGAGTGTTACGCCATTTCCTTTGATTACCAGCAGCGACACCGACGAGAATTAGAGTCAGCCCTCCTGGTCGCTCAAAAAGCTGGAGTCGTAGAACATCAGGTAGTTAATTTTGATTTACGGCAATGGGGCGGTTCAGCGCTTACAGACGACGCTATAGATTTACCTGAAAAGCGTTCTCTAAATGAAATGTCTCAAAATATTCCTGTCACCTATGTTCCTGCCCGTAATACCATTTTTTTAAGCTTTGCTCTAGGCTATGCTGAAGCGATCGCTGCTGAATGTGTCTGTATCGGCGTCAACGCCCTAGATTACTCAGGATACCCTGACTGTCGCCCCGACTACATCCAGGCGATGCAGGAAGTCTACCGACTAGGAACCAAACAAGGGCGTGAGGGACAACCAATTAGTATTGTTGCACCCCTAATTAACTTAAAGAAAACCGAAATCATCCAGCTTGGTAACCAATTGGCAGTTCCTTGGGAGCTTACTTGGTCTTGCTATACCGGTGCTAGCGTCGCCTGCGGCGTCTGTGATTCTTGTCGCTTGCGGTTAGCAGCTTTTGCTGAATTGGGACTTGTCGATCCAGTGCCGTATGCTTCTTGAGTTAGGAGTTAGGAGACGCGATTATACTCTTACGAGAAGCCGCTCTTTGAGCGTCTACGCGTCTGTACAGGAGTTAGGAGGTAAAATTAATAACTTCTAACTTTCAACTCCTAACTCTTCCAACCGTCGCAGTTGGATTTGGTGTAGGCGTGGCCCAACAATTGACACTACTGTGAATTCAAGATTTTGGTAGGAGAAGATTTCGCCTTTAGCAGGAATTTTTTGCAACTGATACAGTAAAAAGCCTCCTAATGTTTGGTATTCTCTTGTCAAAGGCAAATTCAGATGCAAGACTTCGTTGAGGTCTTCGAGGTTGATCTGTGCTTGTACCAGAAATGTCTGCTTATCTAACATCTGGATCAGCAAGTCTTCATTACTCTCAGATTCGCTGGCGTCGCCAATGATTTGGGCAATTACATCTTTGATTGTCACCAGTCCCACAGTTCCGCCAAATTCATTCACAACTATGACCATAGCAGGTTTCTCTTGCTGCATCATTGGCAAAAGTTCACTTAAGGCTGTGTGTTCTGGAACAAACCGTGCGGGGCGCATCCACGGTTGGATTTGTGTCTCTAAATTCAGCTTTCCTACAGCTAAGGGTTTTGCCAAATCTTTAAAGTAAACAATGCCGCGAATATCATCCAAAGATTCACCAATCACAGGATAGCGAGAATGTCCAGTAGAAAGCATTTCCTTGAGTAATGTCTGGAAAGTCGCGTCTTTTGGTAGGGCTACAATGCTGGTACGGGGAATCATCACAGCTTGAGCCATGACATCCCCAAACTCAAAGACATTATTTAGCAGTTCTCGCTCCGAAAGCTGTAAACCTGTGGATTCACGTTCGGTGGAGATAATTAGTTGCAATTCTTCAGGGCGAAGAGGTGGTCTCCAGCTTTGACCTGTGTATTGGATCCCAAAAATTCTTAACAGCCAGCGGGTTGATTGATTAAGAATCCAGATAAAGGGGCTAAAAAAACGGACGATCGCTTTTACTGGAGGCCCTAAAAACCTAGCTAGCTGTTCTGAGTACAGCATAGCTAAGGACTTAGGACATAGTTCGCCTAAAACTATTTGCAAATAGGCAATCAGAAAAAAGGCGATCGGAATTGACAGGGAATGAGCCATGAAGAGACTCATTTCATCGGGTAGAGGCCAGGATTTTAGCCAAGCATCCACCAACACAACAATCGTATTTTCTCCAATCCATCCCAGCGCCAAGCTAGAGAGGGTAATGCCTAACTGGGTGGTAGACAGTAGTCTATCTATACTACGTTGCAGCATATCAACAGCGATCGCTGGAATGTCACCAGCCTCAACTAGCTGGTGAATACGCGTTCGTCGGACACTCACCATCGAAAACTCTGCCGTCACAAAAAAGGCATTTATGGCAATCAGCAGTAGCACTGACAACAATCGCAGCCCCACATCTGTCCAAACCAAGCTAGGAATACCACTCACCGCAAAGCTCGTGTAAAACTCACGCCCCCATTTAGAGGGATTGGGTATTGGGGATTAGGTATTAGGTATTGGGCAACATTTTTCCCAGTCCCCAATCCCCAGTCCTTAGTTCTCAGCCCCCAATCCCTAGTCCCCAGTCCCCTACTACCTTTCTACAGGAATATCGGATACCTCTAGCTTCAATTTCTGAGCAGGATAGTCTGTCAGAGCAAGTGATATTTTCTTCACCTCATCCAGTGAAGCCGTAGGAATGCTCACTGTACCAGAAAATGTTGGGCCATTTACAGGTAATTCTGTTGGTAAACCCTCTGTACTAGCGCTCAAGGTTCGGCCTTTGTCATCCGTGACATCCAAAAAACTATACAAGAAGCGCACAGAATCCTTACCTTTATTTTGCATATTCACTTTCAGTAGCAAATCCCCCCCAGAGTAGCGGGCAGATTGTACAGAAAGGGTTACGCCTTCACTCTGGGCGCTAATCGGAAAACCTTGCTGGGGTTTTTCTTGAGCCACTTCTGGGGGTTTTTCCTCTGGCTTCTGCTTGCTATTACCAGTCTCTTCATCATCTTCCTCTAGGTTTTCTGATTTAGCAGCCTTAGTCTTACCCTCAATTCGCGCCTTGACGATTTTTAAGATGTCTTGCTCTTTTAATAAAGATACCCCTGCCGCCTGGGAGTTATTTGTCTTATTGCTGGCAAATTTGGTTGCAGGACGACCATCTGGTGTTGTAATACCTTTGAGTGCTGAACTCCCCAGATTAAATCCCAAAAACGCACTCACAGAACCAGCTCCCATCATTAGAGTTAATAAAATCAATGTCAGAAGTACAGTGGAATTTAGTTTCATCGCTGACAAGCTATTGCAAAAGAATGCTGGTCTATTTAAGACTATTGAAGCAGTTGACCTCAATTCTTAAAGGAACTTAATCAATATTAGTTTGTACTATTTCACAGTTTATTTATCTAGTATAAAAATCTGGTAAACTATTTTCCAGGAAAAAAATCTGTAAACTCAGGTTACAATTAAAATCTGACCAGGGTTGGCCGAGCGGTTGAGGCAACGAACTCATAATTCGTGCAAGGCAGGTTCAACTCCTGCACCCTGGATTTAAATAGTGGTGAGTTAAAAGTGCTGAGTGCTGAGTGGGGGAAATGAAGGAGCAGAGAGCAGCGGAGATAATAGCTCTGAATTCCTAACTCATAACTTAATACTCAGCACTCAGGACTGTTATCGAGGTGGTAAAGTTTCAAACCGGAATTCAGTCCCAACTTTCAGCTTGTCAGTGTTTAAGCGAGGAGATGCTAGCAGTGATGTGTCGTAAGGATTTGGTAAATCTGGAGTGCGAATATATGGATCATTGCCAACTTGCTGGGTAAGCACATCACGATAGAGGGTGTTAACCAATTCAGCATCACGGGCAATTTCATTTTCTGGGAAGGAACCACCGAAACCTACACCAATTCCTAGCCATGAGTCTACCTGACGCTTGAGACTGCCATTTTCGTAGAAATTGCGATCGTGCCGAAAAAATGCTCGTTCAAATACATCGTTCGTTGTTTCATAATTAGGTGTTTTTGTCTGGGCGGATGCACTAGAGGAAAAAGCACTACTAGTAGCCAATAACACCAATAAACCGCTAAAAATTTTAAAATTTATACTCATATTCCCTACTCCTCAATTTTTGGGCGAGTCTTAACTTATGCTTATTTTCAGAACTGTGATAAGTTCAACCTTTGGTGTAGCACAACTTTTAATGTTTTGTAATGACGTATCCTACTGAAACTCCTACCCAGTCTGATGTTTGGGCTGCTACTGTTGATTTGACTACTCTACGCCACAAATTACTAGATTTATTTTCTCAACTCGCTTATCAAGAAGGTGATTTTGTCCTTGCTTCCGGGTTGCGTAGTTCTTATTACGTCAATAAGATGCAGGTAACACTCCACCCCCAAGGTGCATTGGCAATAGGGCGGCTACTGTTACCTTTACTACCTATAGATACTCAGGCTGTGGCTGGTTTAACAATGGGTGCTGACCCACTTGTGACAGCAGTAAGTATAGTTTCTGTCTATGAAAAACGAACGATACCAGCGTTGATTATTCGCAAAGAAGCCAAAGGTTATGGGACGAAGGCTTATATTGAAGGCCCTAGTTTGCCAGAGGGTGCAAAAGTCGTAGTTTTGGAAGATGTCGTTACTACTGGGCAATCTGCGCTGAAAGCAGTTGAACGGCTCAAGGCAGTAGGCTATACAGTTAATCAAATAATTGCACTGGTAGACCGAAAGCAAGGTGGAGCAGAATTGTACCAGTCGGCTGGGTTAAATTTTGAAAGTTTGTTTTCGATTGAGGAGATTCAGCAGCGGTATCGGGAATTAGGGAATTAGTTACACGATCGCAAATTGATAATTATTTTATATATAAAAATAGCCTGCGATCGCAGGCTATTTTTATGCAGATCCAGACTTTTAGTCTGAGGACTATTAGTGATGCAATTGTTAACTCTGCGTCACCTTTTCTTTTGCCAAGAACTTCTCTAGTTCTGTCAGCGCATCAGCATCAACTTTAGTTTGCATTGGGCAGAACTTAGGCCCGCACATCGAACAAAACTCAGCGGTTTTGTATATGTCTGCTGGCAGAGTTTCATCGTGATACTCTTTGGCTCTTTCTGGGTCGAGTGATAATTCAAACTGACGGTTCCAATCAAAGTTATAGCGGGCGTGGGAAAGTTCATCATCTCTATCCCTAGCACCTGGGCGATGTCTGGCAATATCAGCCGCATGAGCTGCTATCTTGTAAGCAATCAACCCATTCCGTACATCTTCGGCGTTTGGTAATCCTAAATGTTCTTTTGGTGTGACGTAGCACAGCATCGCTGTACCATACCATCCAGCCATTGCAGCTCCAATGGCTGAAGTAATATGGTCATAACCAGGAGCAATATCTGTTACCAATGGCCCTAGTACGTAGAAAGGTGCTTCTGAACACTCTTCCATCTGCTTGCGGACGTTGAACTCAATTTGATCCATTGGAACGTGTCCAGGCCCTTCTACCATCACCTGTACATCATCTTCCCAGGCTTTGCGAGTTAGCTGTCCGAGGGTTTTGAGCTCAGCTAATTGCGCGGCATCTGAAGCGTCATGAGTGCAGCCAGGACGCAGAGAATCTCCTAAACTGAAGGAGACATCGTACCTTTTGAAAATCTCAATGATGTCCTGGAAGTGGGTGTAAAGCGGGTTTTGTTTGTGGTGATGTAGCATCCACCGTGCCAAAATACCGCCGCCGCGAGAAACAATACCAGTAATCCGGCTTCTCACCAAAGGCAAATGCTCCAGCAAAATCCCGGCGTGGATGGTTTGATAATCTACCCCTTGCTGGGCGTGTTTTTCGATGACATGGAGAAAATCATCAGCGGTGAGCTTTTCAATTGTGCCGTGGACACTTTCTAAAGCTTGGTAAACTGGCACTGTACCAATGGGAACAGTTGAAGCGTTGATGATAGCTGTGCGAATTTCATCTAAGTTACCGCCACCTGTGGACAAGTCCATTACGGTATCAGCACCGTACTTCACCGACAGCATCAGCTTATCGACTTCTTCTTGAAGATTAGAAGAGTTAGGGGAAGCACCGATATTAGCATTTACCTTACATCTGGAGGCGATGCCAATGCACATCGGCTCTAAATTAGTGTGATTAATATTAGCAGGTATAATCATTCGCCCCCGCGCCACTTCCTCACGAATGAGATCAGCAGGGAGATTTTCCCGTTGGGCGACATAGTGCATTTCTTCGGTGATAACACCTTGGCGTGCGTAGTGCATTTGAGAAACATTGCTCTGGCCACGCCGCTTAGCAACCCATTGTGTCCGCATATTGAATTCCTCGATAAACAGCTTCCCTCCGCTGGTATTACCCAGACTCAGGTGTTAAGGGTGTGATCTCAGCCTGAATTGTAGGCACCCCTAGCATGGTTGTTGATTGTAGCACCTTGGTTATGGCTGCGAACGAGGACGTTAACAATTCCTGAAGTGTGGGAGTAATGTTTTCTTGTTTCTGCTGAATATGGTCTAAATATATTGGGATGTCCAATTCTCCGCAAACTTGTCGTAAAAACCAATTGTCGCCAGCATCCTAATAGCCAAATACATGAAAGAAACTCCATCAGCATCAAAAGCTATGGAACAAAATCATAAAAAGTACTCGCAAAGACTAAATTTTATTTCCACAGTTGGATGTAAATATTTATGTTAAGCAAAGTCAAAAAATATATAAAGAAATTCAGCTAATTGCTGTATTCACGAAAACATAATTAATAGATTTAAGCAAATTTTTTTATAGCTTAAGGAGGGCCTGATGGTTACAGCAACAGTACCAGGACAACAGGTCAAAATTGGCCCCACACGGCTGCTAATTAACAACGAGTGGGTAGATAGTGTTAGCGATCGCCGATTTGAAACGATAAACCCAGCTACAGGTGAAGTCATCTGCGAAGTGGCAGAAGCAGACGCCCCAGATGTGGATAAAGCAGTACAAGCAGCCCGTACAGCCTTCAATGGAGAATGGCGAAAGATATCCGCTACCCGTCGCGGCGAGTTGCTCTATAAGTTAGCTGATTTAATTGAACAGAATATCGATGAGTTGGCGCGGTTAGAAACTCTAGACAACGGCAAACCAGTACAAGATTCATTGGGTGATTTGGGGTTAGTCATCGCTTGCTACCGCTACTATGCAGGCTGGGCTGACAAAGTACAAGGCAAAACTATCCCGATTAATGGGCCCTACTTCTGCTACACTCGCCATGAGCCTGTGGGTGTAGTTGGTCAAATTATTCCCTGGAATTTTCCACTGCTGATGCAAGCGTGGAAGTTAGCCCCAGCTTTGGCTACTGGTAATACTGTAGTTCTCAAAACGGCAGAACAGACACCTTTATCAGCGTTGCGGGTGGGTGAGTTAATTATTGAGGCTGGTTTCCCTCCCGGTGTTGTGAATATCTTATCAGGATATGGGTCGACAGCAGGAGCCGCGATCGCTCGTCACATGGATATTGACAAAGTGGCGTTTACTGGTTCCACTGAGGTAGGGCATCTGATTATGGAAGCTGCTGCCAAAAGTAACCTCAAACGCGTCACCCTAGAACTTGGCGGGAAGAGTCCCAACATTGTATTTGCAGATGCTGATTTAGATGCAGCGATCGCAGGTTCTCATGATGCGATATTCTTCAACCAAGGTCAGTGTTGCTGTGCTGGTTCGCGGTTGTTTGTAGAAGAAAAATGCTATGACGAGTTTGTGGCTAAGAGTGTAGAAAAAGCCAAACAGCGAATTGTTGGTAATCCCTTCGACGCCAAAACAGAACAAGGGCCGCAGGTAGACAAAGACCAATTCGATAAGGTTATGGGCTACATTGAGTCCGGGATGCGAGAAGGGGCCGAGATGTTATGTGGTGGTAATCAAGTTGGTGAAAAGGGTTTCTTTATTGCACCCACAGTTTTTGCTAATGTCCGCGATGACATGAAGATTGCCCAAGAGGAAATCTTTGGCCCAGTGATGAGTATTATCAAATTCAAAGACATTGAGGAAGTAATTCAACGGGCAAACACCACAGTGTACGGACTCGCCGCCGCCGTTTGGACTCAGGATATCACCAAAGCTCATGCGATCGCTAATAATGTCCGGGCAGGTACGGTGTGGGTAAATTGTTACGATGTATTCGATGCTGCTGCGCCCTTTGGTGGTTTCAAGCAGTCTGGTATTGGTCGAGAACTAGGCGAATATGGCTTGCAGCAATACACCGAAATCAAGACTGTTACTATCAAATTGTAAATTAGAGATATTACTGCTCTTTGGCTAACTGAGCTTTTGCCTGTTGCCAGAGAGTTTCCAACTCATCCAAACTGAAATCAGAAAGGGGGCGGTCAACAACTGCCTCCATTTTTTGTAACCTTTGGACAAATCGCCCATTTGTGCCTTGCAAAGCAGTACTAGGGTCAAGATTATACCAACGGGCAAGTTGAATAACTGCAAACAGTAAATCACCAAGTTCTGCTTGTTGGCGTTCTGGTGTTTCCTCGGCTAGAGCGTGTTGAAACTCACCTAACTCCTCGTGAAATTTGTCCCACACGCCATCAATATTTTCCCACTCAAACCCAACAGCCGCAGCCTTTTGGGAAATCTTCATTGCCGCCATCAGTGGGGGAAGAGTACGTCCATAGCGACTGAGTTTAGCACTCAGTTTTTGATTATCTGAGGATGGTTCACCTTTTTCCGCAGCTTTGATTTGT
This region of Nostoc sp. UHCC 0302 genomic DNA includes:
- the queC gene encoding 7-cyano-7-deazaguanine synthase QueC, with the protein product MKAVILLSGGLDSSTILYKAKVDGYECYAISFDYQQRHRRELESALLVAQKAGVVEHQVVNFDLRQWGGSALTDDAIDLPEKRSLNEMSQNIPVTYVPARNTIFLSFALGYAEAIAAECVCIGVNALDYSGYPDCRPDYIQAMQEVYRLGTKQGREGQPISIVAPLINLKKTEIIQLGNQLAVPWELTWSCYTGASVACGVCDSCRLRLAAFAELGLVDPVPYAS
- a CDS encoding hemolysin family protein, which codes for MSGIPSLVWTDVGLRLLSVLLLIAINAFFVTAEFSMVSVRRTRIHQLVEAGDIPAIAVDMLQRSIDRLLSTTQLGITLSSLALGWIGENTIVVLVDAWLKSWPLPDEMSLFMAHSLSIPIAFFLIAYLQIVLGELCPKSLAMLYSEQLARFLGPPVKAIVRFFSPFIWILNQSTRWLLRIFGIQYTGQSWRPPLRPEELQLIISTERESTGLQLSERELLNNVFEFGDVMAQAVMIPRTSIVALPKDATFQTLLKEMLSTGHSRYPVIGESLDDIRGIVYFKDLAKPLAVGKLNLETQIQPWMRPARFVPEHTALSELLPMMQQEKPAMVIVVNEFGGTVGLVTIKDVIAQIIGDASESESNEDLLIQMLDKQTFLVQAQINLEDLNEVLHLNLPLTREYQTLGGFLLYQLQKIPAKGEIFSYQNLEFTVVSIVGPRLHQIQLRRLEELGVES
- the pyrE gene encoding orotate phosphoribosyltransferase, whose translation is MTYPTETPTQSDVWAATVDLTTLRHKLLDLFSQLAYQEGDFVLASGLRSSYYVNKMQVTLHPQGALAIGRLLLPLLPIDTQAVAGLTMGADPLVTAVSIVSVYEKRTIPALIIRKEAKGYGTKAYIEGPSLPEGAKVVVLEDVVTTGQSALKAVERLKAVGYTVNQIIALVDRKQGGAELYQSAGLNFESLFSIEEIQQRYRELGN
- the thiC gene encoding phosphomethylpyrimidine synthase, which codes for MRTQWVAKRRGQSNVSQMHYARQGVITEEMHYVAQRENLPADLIREEVARGRMIIPANINHTNLEPMCIGIASRCKVNANIGASPNSSNLQEEVDKLMLSVKYGADTVMDLSTGGGNLDEIRTAIINASTVPIGTVPVYQALESVHGTIEKLTADDFLHVIEKHAQQGVDYQTIHAGILLEHLPLVRSRITGIVSRGGGILARWMLHHHKQNPLYTHFQDIIEIFKRYDVSFSLGDSLRPGCTHDASDAAQLAELKTLGQLTRKAWEDDVQVMVEGPGHVPMDQIEFNVRKQMEECSEAPFYVLGPLVTDIAPGYDHITSAIGAAMAGWYGTAMLCYVTPKEHLGLPNAEDVRNGLIAYKIAAHAADIARHRPGARDRDDELSHARYNFDWNRQFELSLDPERAKEYHDETLPADIYKTAEFCSMCGPKFCPMQTKVDADALTELEKFLAKEKVTQS
- a CDS encoding aldehyde dehydrogenase family protein — its product is MVTATVPGQQVKIGPTRLLINNEWVDSVSDRRFETINPATGEVICEVAEADAPDVDKAVQAARTAFNGEWRKISATRRGELLYKLADLIEQNIDELARLETLDNGKPVQDSLGDLGLVIACYRYYAGWADKVQGKTIPINGPYFCYTRHEPVGVVGQIIPWNFPLLMQAWKLAPALATGNTVVLKTAEQTPLSALRVGELIIEAGFPPGVVNILSGYGSTAGAAIARHMDIDKVAFTGSTEVGHLIMEAAAKSNLKRVTLELGGKSPNIVFADADLDAAIAGSHDAIFFNQGQCCCAGSRLFVEEKCYDEFVAKSVEKAKQRIVGNPFDAKTEQGPQVDKDQFDKVMGYIESGMREGAEMLCGGNQVGEKGFFIAPTVFANVRDDMKIAQEEIFGPVMSIIKFKDIEEVIQRANTTVYGLAAAVWTQDITKAHAIANNVRAGTVWVNCYDVFDAAAPFGGFKQSGIGRELGEYGLQQYTEIKTVTIKL
- the mazG gene encoding nucleoside triphosphate pyrophosphohydrolase, with the protein product MELNQNQNNTDTLAALQELIEVVAKLRSPDGGCPWDLAQTPETLTPYVIEEAYEVVDAIQSGDKKAIAEELGDLLLQVVLQAQIASESGQFALKEIAEGISQKLIRRHPHVFGDVSVQSVDEVRQNWEQIKAAEKGEPSSDNQKLSAKLSRYGRTLPPLMAAMKISQKAAAVGFEWENIDGVWDKFHEELGEFQHALAEETPERQQAELGDLLFAVIQLARWYNLDPSTALQGTNGRFVQRLQKMEAVVDRPLSDFSLDELETLWQQAKAQLAKEQ